The following proteins are co-located in the Planococcus plakortidis genome:
- a CDS encoding cell division protein SepF has protein sequence MSMKDKFKNFFYLDEYEEEPVQEERKQRPVQRYEKPAPAAAEQPQKKVAKAPKPVKERRENLEEPTVQNIVNLQNASASSSKVSLAEPRVYAEAQDIAESLKTKQAVVVNLQRIERDQGLRIIDFLSGTVYALGGDIQRIGTDIFLCVPDTVEVDGAISDYYHDDQQ, from the coding sequence ATGAGCATGAAAGATAAATTCAAGAATTTCTTTTACCTGGACGAGTACGAAGAAGAGCCCGTCCAGGAGGAACGCAAGCAGCGCCCTGTGCAGCGCTATGAAAAGCCTGCCCCGGCAGCTGCCGAACAGCCGCAGAAGAAAGTGGCGAAAGCACCGAAGCCAGTGAAAGAACGCCGTGAGAATTTGGAGGAACCTACCGTGCAGAATATAGTCAATTTGCAGAATGCATCTGCTTCATCATCAAAAGTCAGCTTGGCGGAACCACGTGTCTATGCAGAAGCACAGGACATCGCGGAAAGCTTGAAAACGAAACAGGCCGTCGTGGTCAACTTGCAGCGCATCGAACGGGACCAGGGCCTTCGGATCATCGATTTCCTGAGCGGCACCGTCTATGCACTGGGAGGGGATATCCAGCGCATCGGCACTGACATTTTCCTTTGTGTGCCGGACACGGTCGAAGTCGATGGCGCCATCTCCGATTATTATCACGACGATCAACAATAG
- a CDS encoding DUF881 domain-containing protein, whose product MKKRITGRFTVILFVIGFMSATQYNTVNMEDSRDSRDTWEIRQQLSREKQVHSELLSEISLLDDTLGKYSDKATQDPEAILKETVEDLRVAAGLTQIRGPGVELEISPSLEAVALGTEITEIPPDLLIRLVNEINRFESIELSIAGERVINTTAIRDINGYTTVNADPISTPPFTIGITAESMEEARKLSSYLTASAIHDDFYIDDLTIAISEPQEDLELPAFDEEISMEHLEAGEGE is encoded by the coding sequence ATGAAAAAACGCATCACTGGCCGTTTTACGGTCATTCTTTTTGTCATCGGTTTTATGAGTGCCACACAATACAATACAGTGAACATGGAGGATAGCCGGGACTCCCGTGATACATGGGAAATCCGCCAGCAATTATCGCGTGAAAAGCAAGTGCATTCAGAATTGCTGTCGGAAATCAGTTTGCTGGATGATACACTTGGCAAGTATAGCGATAAAGCGACTCAAGACCCTGAAGCCATCTTGAAGGAAACGGTCGAAGATTTGCGTGTCGCAGCCGGCCTTACGCAAATCAGGGGGCCGGGAGTCGAACTCGAGATCAGCCCTTCGCTTGAAGCGGTTGCGCTCGGAACCGAAATAACGGAAATCCCGCCGGATTTGTTGATCCGCTTAGTGAATGAAATCAACCGCTTCGAAAGTATCGAACTATCGATCGCTGGGGAGCGTGTCATCAATACGACGGCAATACGCGATATCAATGGCTACACGACGGTGAACGCGGACCCCATTTCCACACCTCCGTTCACGATCGGCATCACGGCAGAAAGCATGGAAGAAGCGCGAAAGCTTTCCAGTTATTTGACGGCATCCGCGATTCATGACGATTTTTACATAGACGATTTGACGATAGCCATTTCGGAGCCACAAGAAGATTTGGAGCTGCCGGCTTTTGATGAAGAGATCAGCATGGAACATCTTGAAGCTGGAGAGGGGGAATAG
- the ftsZ gene encoding cell division protein FtsZ, which produces MLEFDTNIDALAVIKVIGVGGGGNNAVNRMIEHGVQGVEFIAVNTDAQALNLSKAETRLQIGGKLTRGLGAGANPDVGKKAAEESKEQIEEALRGADMVFVTAGMGGGTGTGAAPVIAGIAKELGALTVGVVTRPFTFEGRKRSTQAIGGIATMKESVDTLIVIPNDRLLEIVDKNTPMLEAFREADNVLRQGVQGISDLIAVPGLINLDFADVKTIMSNKGSALMGIGVSSGENRAAEAAKKAVSSPLLEVSVDGAKGVLMNITGGSNLSLYEVQEAADIVASASDEEVNMIFGSVINDNLKDEIVVTVIATGFNEELLNPAGRAPRGSGLNANRIQSIQQQNPAPSIREARREEQSQRREEQAPYYNQEPQRQDKQSEDALDIPTFLRNRQKRR; this is translated from the coding sequence ATGTTGGAATTTGATACAAATATCGATGCATTAGCCGTAATTAAAGTCATTGGTGTCGGTGGCGGCGGAAACAACGCAGTCAACCGGATGATCGAACATGGAGTTCAAGGGGTGGAATTCATCGCTGTCAACACAGATGCGCAAGCCTTGAACCTTTCGAAAGCGGAAACACGCCTGCAAATCGGCGGAAAATTGACGCGCGGCCTTGGCGCTGGCGCTAACCCGGATGTCGGGAAAAAAGCAGCAGAAGAAAGCAAAGAACAGATAGAAGAAGCTTTGCGCGGAGCCGATATGGTCTTCGTCACTGCCGGTATGGGCGGAGGCACTGGTACGGGTGCTGCACCTGTCATCGCAGGCATCGCCAAAGAACTTGGCGCTTTGACAGTGGGCGTCGTTACTCGCCCGTTCACATTCGAAGGGCGCAAGCGCTCAACTCAGGCTATCGGCGGAATCGCAACGATGAAAGAGTCAGTCGATACATTGATCGTTATCCCGAACGACCGCCTACTTGAAATCGTAGACAAAAATACGCCGATGCTAGAAGCATTCCGTGAAGCGGATAATGTTCTTCGCCAAGGTGTACAAGGCATCTCTGATTTGATCGCAGTTCCTGGTCTTATCAACCTTGACTTTGCCGATGTGAAAACGATCATGTCCAACAAAGGCTCTGCACTCATGGGTATCGGTGTCTCTTCAGGAGAGAACCGTGCTGCTGAAGCTGCGAAAAAAGCAGTATCGAGCCCGTTGCTTGAAGTATCTGTCGATGGGGCAAAAGGTGTCCTCATGAACATTACAGGCGGATCGAACTTGAGCCTGTATGAGGTACAGGAAGCTGCCGATATCGTCGCGTCAGCATCGGATGAAGAAGTGAACATGATCTTCGGTTCCGTCATCAATGACAACTTGAAAGACGAAATCGTTGTCACGGTCATCGCTACCGGCTTTAACGAAGAATTGTTGAACCCGGCTGGACGCGCGCCACGCGGATCCGGATTGAATGCAAACCGCATCCAATCGATCCAACAGCAAAACCCGGCCCCTTCCATCCGTGAAGCACGCCGCGAAGAACAGTCACAGCGCCGCGAAGAGCAGGCTCCTTATTACAACCAGGAGCCTCAGCGCCAGGATAAGCAAAGTGAAGATGCTTTGGATATCCCGACATTCCTGCGCAACAGACAAAAGCGCCGTTAA
- a CDS encoding DivIVA domain-containing protein, translated as MPLSPLDIHNKEFSRAFRGYQEDEVNEFLEQIMKDYEKVIKERNEMEERMKSTDERMGHFTNLETTLQKSIFVAQEASEEVRRNAQKEADLIVQEAEKNADRIVNESLAKARRIATEIEELKKQSKIFRNRFKMLVEAQLDLIETEDWNTLLEYDLDTENLDRIEKNEAESAAKE; from the coding sequence ATGCCTTTATCACCATTAGATATACATAATAAAGAGTTCAGCCGCGCATTCCGCGGTTATCAAGAAGATGAGGTCAATGAATTCCTCGAGCAAATCATGAAGGATTACGAAAAAGTCATCAAAGAACGGAATGAGATGGAAGAGCGCATGAAATCCACGGACGAGCGCATGGGTCATTTCACCAATCTGGAAACGACTTTGCAGAAGTCCATCTTCGTGGCGCAGGAAGCGTCCGAAGAAGTCCGCCGCAACGCACAAAAAGAAGCAGACCTGATTGTGCAGGAAGCAGAGAAAAATGCAGACCGCATCGTCAATGAATCGCTTGCGAAAGCACGCCGCATCGCGACCGAAATCGAAGAATTGAAAAAGCAGTCGAAGATTTTCCGCAACCGTTTCAAGATGCTGGTGGAAGCGCAGCTGGATTTGATCGAGACGGAAGACTGGAATACCTTGCTTGAATACGATCTGGACACGGAAAACCTTGACCGGATCGAGAAGAACGAAGCAGAAAGCGCTGCAAAGGAATAA
- a CDS encoding YggS family pyridoxal phosphate-dependent enzyme, with the protein MKAIKPKFEEMAHTLNRIHSGIEIVAVTKQVGIDRTQEAVDAGIRHLGENRPEGLKLKHGSIEGDVCWHYIGSLQSRKVKEVIGLIDYLHSLDRLSLAKEIQKRADKPVKCFVQVNVSGEESKSGFSPVEVPAFIESLKDFDKIQVVGLMTMAPNTEDEALLRATFRGLKDLQLQVAAKKWAHAPCTELSMGMSNDYLIAAEEGATFVRVGTALVGSESEAER; encoded by the coding sequence ATGAAAGCGATTAAACCGAAATTTGAAGAAATGGCCCATACATTAAATCGAATCCATAGCGGCATTGAAATCGTCGCAGTCACCAAACAAGTCGGAATCGACAGAACACAGGAAGCCGTCGATGCGGGCATCCGCCATCTCGGCGAAAATCGTCCTGAAGGCCTTAAGCTGAAGCATGGATCGATTGAAGGGGATGTTTGTTGGCATTATATCGGTTCTCTCCAGTCACGGAAAGTCAAAGAAGTGATCGGACTCATCGATTACCTCCATTCACTGGACCGCCTGAGTTTGGCGAAAGAGATCCAGAAACGTGCCGATAAACCCGTCAAGTGCTTTGTCCAGGTCAATGTTTCGGGGGAGGAATCAAAAAGCGGATTTTCTCCTGTGGAAGTTCCCGCGTTTATCGAATCCTTGAAGGATTTTGATAAGATACAGGTGGTCGGCTTGATGACCATGGCGCCGAATACAGAGGACGAAGCGCTATTAAGAGCTACATTCAGAGGCTTGAAAGATTTGCAGCTGCAAGTTGCAGCCAAGAAATGGGCGCATGCCCCTTGTACGGAACTGTCGATGGGCATGTCGAATGATTACCTGATTGCGGCTGAAGAAGGCGCGACATTCGTCCGCGTCGGGACCGCATTGGTGGGGTCGGAAAGTGAGGCGGAAAGATGA
- a CDS encoding RNA-binding protein, with amino-acid sequence MEEIFQHFRKDEQQFIEQASDWLQDVEDMYAPKLTDFLDPRQRFIVKSLIGGRDVQMAASGLFGQAERQRVLLHPSYYVPEERDFQITMFELRYPAKFVTLKHPDILGALMSLGLERGKFGDIRIDDGIVQLAVMAEIAPYLRANFTSAGKVKVQLEEVGDPADYLPVIEEWTEQAHTVSSLRLDTVMSSVYNISRQKAAALINGGKVKVNWTAQESVSFELHESDLISTRGLGRVQIIAIEGRTKKDKIRLQVGKLELKK; translated from the coding sequence ATGGAAGAGATATTCCAGCATTTCCGTAAAGACGAACAACAATTTATCGAGCAGGCATCGGACTGGCTGCAAGATGTGGAAGATATGTATGCGCCGAAACTCACGGATTTCCTGGACCCGCGCCAGCGCTTCATCGTCAAATCGCTGATCGGCGGGCGTGATGTGCAAATGGCTGCTTCCGGCTTGTTCGGCCAGGCAGAGCGCCAACGCGTCCTGTTGCATCCCTCCTATTATGTGCCGGAAGAAAGGGATTTCCAAATCACCATGTTCGAGCTGCGCTACCCCGCCAAATTCGTGACGTTGAAACATCCGGACATTCTTGGCGCACTCATGTCGCTGGGATTGGAAAGAGGGAAGTTCGGGGACATCCGGATCGATGACGGCATCGTGCAACTGGCAGTGATGGCGGAAATCGCGCCGTATTTGCGCGCCAATTTCACGAGCGCCGGAAAAGTGAAAGTCCAGCTTGAAGAAGTGGGCGACCCCGCCGATTATCTCCCGGTCATCGAGGAGTGGACGGAACAGGCGCATACGGTCAGTTCGCTGCGGCTGGATACGGTCATGAGCTCGGTCTATAATATCTCCCGGCAAAAAGCGGCGGCGCTGATCAATGGGGGGAAAGTGAAAGTCAATTGGACGGCCCAAGAAAGCGTCTCGTTCGAACTGCACGAATCCGATTTGATTTCGACGCGAGGGCTTGGGCGCGTGCAAATCATCGCAATCGAAGGGCGGACGAAAAAGGACAAGATCCGCCTGCAGGTCGGTAAATTGGAATTGAAAAAATAA
- a CDS encoding small basic family protein, with amino-acid sequence MWISILGLLLGVSLGLLTDIRIPPEYASYLSIAVLASLDTLFGGIRAHLQQVYDDKVFVSGFFFNIMLAAGLAFLGVHLGVDLYLAAIFAFGVRLFQNIAVIRRILLTKWAEKKKLGEAN; translated from the coding sequence ATGTGGATCTCGATTCTTGGATTGCTGCTGGGCGTTTCGCTCGGCTTGCTGACGGATATCCGAATACCGCCTGAATACGCCAGTTATTTGTCGATAGCAGTGCTGGCTTCCTTGGATACACTCTTCGGGGGCATACGGGCCCATTTACAGCAGGTATACGACGATAAAGTCTTCGTATCGGGCTTTTTCTTCAATATTATGCTTGCTGCAGGCCTTGCTTTTCTCGGAGTCCATTTAGGTGTAGATTTGTATTTGGCAGCCATTTTCGCGTTCGGCGTCCGGCTATTCCAGAATATTGCGGTGATCCGCCGCATTCTGCTTACGAAATGGGCCGAAAAAAAGAAGCTTGGTGAGGCAAATTGA
- a CDS encoding DUF881 domain-containing protein: MKMPKKNDRKSISKSIIFSLVFLVLGFIMAYSYSLSNQREAESDFTGASFFEQKEQYRKELIEQQERNKELREELGDKQKAVQEFERSVVDGEENYTEYAREAEELRRFLGLVPVMGKGLKVTLEDGDYTADHVNPNDYIVHESHVFQVINELYISGAEAIAVNGQRIHGNSHIVCTGPVITVDGIQHPAPFTIEAIGSPEVLTASMELPGGVQDQLVNDNIIITLDSGQSIRMPALLSELDTGGSR; this comes from the coding sequence TTGAAAATGCCGAAGAAGAATGACCGCAAAAGCATAAGCAAGTCAATCATCTTTTCACTGGTCTTCTTGGTGCTCGGCTTCATCATGGCCTATTCCTATAGTTTGTCGAACCAGCGGGAAGCGGAAAGTGATTTTACGGGAGCCAGCTTTTTTGAACAAAAAGAACAATACCGGAAAGAATTGATCGAGCAGCAGGAACGCAATAAGGAATTGCGGGAAGAGCTGGGAGACAAGCAAAAAGCCGTTCAGGAATTCGAACGGTCCGTGGTGGACGGCGAGGAAAACTATACGGAATACGCCCGGGAGGCAGAAGAATTAAGACGCTTCCTCGGGCTTGTTCCGGTTATGGGGAAAGGCTTGAAAGTGACTCTTGAGGATGGCGATTACACAGCTGATCACGTTAACCCGAATGATTATATAGTCCATGAAAGCCATGTGTTTCAAGTCATCAACGAACTTTATATTTCCGGAGCCGAGGCGATTGCCGTAAATGGGCAGCGGATTCATGGCAATTCCCATATTGTCTGTACAGGCCCTGTCATAACAGTGGATGGGATACAGCACCCTGCGCCTTTTACCATCGAAGCGATCGGAAGCCCTGAAGTTTTGACTGCCTCCATGGAATTGCCGGGGGGCGTCCAGGACCAGCTCGTCAACGATAACATCATTATCACGCTCGATTCGGGACAATCCATCCGTATGCCGGCATTGTTGTCGGAATTGGATACAGGGGGATCACGATGA
- a CDS encoding YggT family protein has product MYLIVNLLLSAINIYFYILIISVFMSWVPSIKESAFGQMISRITDPYLDIFRRFIPPIGMIDISPIVAIFTLSLASQGIITLAQYLL; this is encoded by the coding sequence ATGTATCTTATCGTAAACTTATTGCTAAGCGCAATAAACATCTACTTTTATATCCTGATCATCAGCGTCTTCATGAGCTGGGTGCCGAGCATCAAGGAGTCCGCATTCGGGCAGATGATCTCACGGATCACGGATCCGTATCTGGATATTTTCCGCCGCTTCATCCCGCCGATCGGCATGATCGATATCTCGCCGATTGTGGCCATTTTCACTTTGAGCCTCGCGAGCCAAGGCATCATCACATTGGCGCAGTACCTTCTCTGA
- the ileS gene encoding isoleucine--tRNA ligase, with translation MDYKDTLLMPKTEFPMRGNLPNREPEMQKKWEEMDIYKKVQDRTKGRPFFVLHDGPPYANGDLHMGHALNKVLKDMIVRSRSMMGYHAPYVPGWDTHGLPIEQALTNKGVNRKELSLAEFRKLCEEYAYEQIDSQRSQFKRIGVRGDWENPYVTLKPSYEARQIEVFGKMANKGYIYKGLKPVYWSPSSESSLAEAEIEYHDKKSPSIYVSFPVTDGKGVLDEGTKLVIWTTTPWTIPANLGISVHADLDYVEVAHGGSTFVVAKDLLEEVAKELEWTDHEVVRTVKGQELEHIEAKHPLYDRTSLVMLGEHVTTDSGTGCVHTAPGHGEDDFLIGKKYGLDVLCPVDERGVMTEEAPGFAGEFYDKANKSITEALDEAGALEALTFITHSYPHDWRTKKPVIYRATAQWFVSIDAFRDQILKAIDETEFTPAWGETRLYNMLRDRGDWNISRQRVWGVPIPVFYAENGDPVITEETIAHIADLFREHGSNIWFERTAAELLPEGFTHPSSPNGIFTKEMDIMDVWFDSGSSHQAVLDEREDLQYPADLYLEGSDQYRGWFNSSLTTSVAINGIAPYKGVLSHGFTLDGNGRKMSKSLGNVIVPAKVMNQMGADILRLWVSSVDYTADVRVSDDNFKQVSEVYRKIRNTLKFLHGNLADFDEKTNRVPFEDMREMDQYMAMKLNKLIDTATKGYENYEFSSVYHALNSYCANDLSSFYLDVAKDVVYIERADHPHRRAMQTVMFDSLMALVKLASPILPHTADEMWSYLDSASEESVQLTDFPEAVERPEFKDLEEKWGRFMDVRDDVLKALEEARAAKTIGKSLEAKVTLYASDELANLLPAIDSNLAQLFIVSEYEFGGAREQAPENALSLDEVSVVVEKAQGEKCGRCWTISKHVGESEAHPELCPRCAEVVEIEYA, from the coding sequence ATGGATTATAAAGATACATTATTGATGCCGAAAACCGAGTTTCCGATGCGCGGCAATTTGCCGAACCGGGAACCTGAAATGCAAAAGAAATGGGAAGAAATGGACATCTATAAAAAAGTGCAGGACCGCACGAAAGGCCGCCCGTTCTTCGTGCTTCATGACGGGCCTCCGTACGCAAACGGCGACCTCCACATGGGACATGCCTTGAACAAAGTCCTGAAAGACATGATCGTCCGCTCGCGCAGCATGATGGGCTACCATGCCCCGTATGTGCCGGGCTGGGATACGCACGGCTTGCCGATCGAACAGGCGTTGACCAATAAAGGGGTCAACCGCAAAGAGTTGTCGCTCGCTGAATTCCGCAAGCTTTGCGAAGAATATGCTTACGAGCAGATCGACAGCCAGCGCTCACAATTCAAGCGCATTGGCGTACGAGGCGACTGGGAAAACCCATATGTCACGTTGAAACCTTCTTACGAAGCACGCCAGATCGAAGTATTCGGCAAAATGGCGAATAAGGGCTATATCTATAAAGGCTTGAAGCCGGTCTACTGGTCTCCGTCAAGTGAATCCTCACTTGCTGAAGCGGAGATTGAGTATCACGACAAAAAATCCCCATCAATCTATGTATCCTTCCCTGTAACGGACGGAAAGGGCGTTTTGGATGAAGGCACGAAGCTGGTCATCTGGACGACAACGCCTTGGACAATCCCTGCCAACCTCGGGATTTCTGTCCATGCGGATTTGGATTACGTAGAAGTTGCTCATGGCGGTTCGACATTCGTCGTCGCAAAAGATTTGCTTGAAGAAGTGGCTAAAGAGCTGGAATGGACGGATCATGAAGTCGTCCGCACAGTGAAAGGCCAGGAACTGGAACATATCGAGGCGAAACACCCATTGTATGACCGTACGTCACTCGTCATGCTCGGCGAGCACGTCACGACCGATTCCGGTACGGGCTGCGTCCACACCGCTCCTGGACACGGGGAAGATGACTTTTTGATCGGCAAGAAATATGGCTTGGATGTTCTATGCCCGGTCGATGAGCGCGGCGTCATGACAGAGGAAGCGCCAGGGTTTGCCGGTGAGTTCTACGACAAAGCGAATAAATCGATCACAGAAGCGCTCGACGAGGCAGGTGCCTTGGAAGCCTTGACGTTCATCACCCACTCATACCCGCATGACTGGCGCACGAAAAAACCGGTCATCTACCGGGCGACGGCGCAATGGTTCGTATCGATCGATGCGTTCCGCGACCAGATCCTAAAAGCGATCGACGAGACGGAGTTCACGCCAGCATGGGGTGAAACACGCCTTTACAATATGCTGCGTGACCGCGGTGACTGGAACATTTCCCGCCAGCGCGTGTGGGGCGTGCCGATTCCGGTATTCTATGCGGAAAACGGCGACCCGGTCATCACGGAAGAAACGATTGCACATATCGCGGATCTCTTCCGCGAACACGGATCGAACATCTGGTTCGAGCGTACAGCAGCTGAACTATTGCCGGAAGGCTTTACACACCCGAGCAGCCCGAACGGCATCTTCACGAAAGAAATGGACATCATGGATGTTTGGTTCGATTCAGGATCATCCCATCAGGCGGTGCTTGATGAGCGCGAAGACCTGCAGTATCCGGCAGACCTGTACCTGGAAGGCTCCGATCAATACCGCGGCTGGTTCAACTCATCGCTTACGACGAGTGTCGCCATCAACGGCATCGCTCCGTATAAAGGCGTCTTGAGCCACGGCTTTACATTGGACGGCAACGGCCGCAAGATGAGCAAATCGCTCGGCAACGTCATCGTGCCGGCAAAAGTGATGAACCAAATGGGAGCGGATATCCTGCGCCTATGGGTTTCTTCTGTCGATTACACGGCGGATGTGCGCGTATCGGATGATAACTTCAAGCAAGTGTCTGAAGTGTACCGCAAGATCCGCAACACGCTGAAATTCCTTCACGGCAACTTGGCTGATTTCGATGAGAAAACAAACCGCGTGCCGTTTGAAGACATGCGCGAGATGGACCAGTATATGGCCATGAAATTGAACAAACTGATCGATACGGCTACTAAAGGCTACGAGAATTATGAATTCTCCTCTGTCTACCATGCGCTGAACAGTTATTGCGCAAATGATCTTAGCTCATTCTACCTTGATGTCGCAAAAGATGTCGTCTATATCGAACGCGCGGACCACCCGCACCGCCGTGCGATGCAGACCGTGATGTTCGACAGCTTGATGGCGCTCGTCAAGCTGGCATCCCCGATCCTCCCGCATACAGCGGATGAAATGTGGTCGTACTTGGATTCCGCTTCAGAAGAAAGCGTCCAATTGACCGACTTCCCTGAGGCAGTGGAGCGTCCTGAGTTCAAGGATCTTGAAGAGAAATGGGGACGCTTCATGGACGTCCGCGACGATGTCTTGAAAGCATTGGAAGAAGCGCGTGCTGCGAAAACGATCGGGAAATCGCTCGAAGCGAAAGTGACGCTCTACGCAAGTGACGAATTGGCGAACTTATTGCCGGCGATCGATTCGAACCTCGCGCAATTGTTCATCGTTTCCGAATACGAATTCGGCGGGGCGAGAGAACAAGCACCGGAAAATGCGCTGTCACTTGACGAAGTGTCAGTCGTCGTCGAAAAAGCACAAGGCGAGAAATGCGGCCGCTGCTGGACGATCTCCAAGCATGTCGGCGAATCGGAAGCACATCCGGAACTTTGCCCGCGTTGTGCGGAAGTCGTTGAAATCGAATACGCTTGA
- the ftsA gene encoding cell division protein FtsA: protein MSQSELYVSLDIGSSSVKVLIGEMTNKSLHVIGVGNVKSNGIKKGAIVDIDATVQSIKKAVDQAERMIGKEIHEVVLGIPANQVALQPVKGIVAVNSENREITDEDLERVLEAAQVMSIPPERELVNIIPEEYVVDHLGEIKDPRGMIGIRLEMDGTMVTTSKTVLHNVLRCVERAGLEIREIYVQPLVAGSYALTEDEKNHGTACIDIGGGSTSIAVFRDGHLRAASVIPVGGDHVTKDLSIVLKTPTEQAEKIKLEHGHAFFDDASEEEVFEVPVIGSDSREQYSQKYISEIIGVRMEELFELILDELYRLGVDELPGGVVLTGGMAKMDGLPELARSILQTRVRLFTPEFIGVREPQYTTAVGLIQYAYAEDLFYGNVGHSSAATHSQKPEYVEQQPKKQKQPKQPKQDNEGVVSKAKKMFDRFFE, encoded by the coding sequence TTGAGTCAATCAGAATTATATGTAAGTTTGGATATCGGGTCTTCCTCCGTCAAAGTATTGATCGGGGAAATGACCAATAAATCGTTGCACGTCATCGGCGTGGGCAACGTCAAATCTAATGGAATCAAAAAAGGTGCGATTGTTGATATAGATGCAACTGTCCAGTCCATTAAAAAAGCCGTCGACCAAGCAGAGCGCATGATCGGCAAGGAAATACACGAAGTGGTGCTGGGCATCCCGGCCAACCAGGTGGCATTGCAGCCGGTTAAGGGCATCGTTGCAGTGAACAGCGAGAACCGTGAAATTACAGATGAGGATCTGGAACGCGTTTTGGAAGCGGCACAAGTGATGTCGATCCCGCCAGAACGTGAGCTGGTCAATATCATTCCTGAAGAATATGTTGTCGACCACTTGGGCGAGATCAAAGATCCAAGGGGCATGATCGGCATCCGACTTGAAATGGATGGTACAATGGTGACGACTTCGAAAACGGTCTTGCACAATGTGTTGCGCTGCGTTGAACGTGCCGGCCTTGAAATCCGCGAGATCTATGTGCAGCCGCTCGTAGCCGGAAGCTACGCATTAACAGAAGATGAAAAAAACCACGGAACGGCCTGTATCGATATCGGTGGAGGTTCGACTTCCATCGCAGTATTCCGCGATGGCCACCTGCGTGCAGCATCCGTCATTCCAGTCGGGGGCGACCATGTAACGAAAGATTTGTCGATCGTTTTGAAAACCCCGACGGAGCAAGCTGAAAAAATCAAGCTTGAGCACGGCCACGCATTCTTTGATGATGCTTCTGAAGAAGAAGTGTTCGAAGTGCCGGTAATCGGTTCGGATTCAAGAGAACAATACAGCCAAAAATACATATCTGAAATAATCGGAGTTCGCATGGAAGAACTTTTCGAATTGATTTTAGATGAGTTGTACCGCCTCGGCGTCGATGAGCTGCCTGGTGGTGTCGTATTGACAGGCGGAATGGCCAAAATGGACGGCCTTCCAGAGCTGGCTAGAAGCATTCTCCAAACGCGGGTGCGCTTGTTCACGCCTGAATTCATCGGAGTTCGCGAGCCGCAGTACACAACAGCGGTCGGATTGATCCAATACGCTTACGCAGAAGATTTGTTCTACGGAAACGTCGGCCATAGTTCAGCAGCGACACATTCGCAGAAACCTGAGTATGTGGAGCAGCAGCCGAAAAAGCAAAAGCAGCCGAAACAACCGAAACAGGATAACGAAGGTGTCGTAAGCAAAGCCAAAAAAATGTTTGATCGTTTTTTTGAATAA
- the lspA gene encoding signal peptidase II, which produces MIYYGIALLIIALDQWTKWLVVKNMELGERIPVLEPYLGWLSHRNRGAAWGMLEGQMWLFAVITIVVIVAILYYFHKHAGGQPLFQLALMVLLGGAIGNFIDRMYRGEVVDFVDVLIPVINYDFPIFNVADAALTIGVVLMVIFVIMDEKQQKKKVS; this is translated from the coding sequence GTGATTTATTATGGGATTGCTTTACTGATTATTGCATTGGATCAATGGACCAAATGGCTGGTCGTCAAAAATATGGAGCTCGGGGAACGGATTCCTGTGCTCGAACCGTATCTCGGATGGCTTTCCCACCGCAACCGCGGCGCGGCGTGGGGGATGCTCGAAGGGCAAATGTGGCTATTTGCCGTCATCACTATCGTAGTGATTGTGGCGATTCTTTATTATTTCCATAAGCATGCCGGCGGACAGCCGCTGTTTCAATTAGCGCTGATGGTGCTACTAGGAGGCGCAATCGGTAATTTCATCGACCGGATGTACCGTGGTGAAGTCGTCGATTTTGTCGATGTGCTGATTCCAGTAATCAATTATGACTTTCCGATCTTCAATGTTGCGGATGCTGCATTGACCATTGGGGTCGTCTTAATGGTCATTTTCGTGATCATGGATGAAAAACAACAAAAGAAAAAGGTGTCTTAA